In Lotus japonicus ecotype B-129 chromosome 5, LjGifu_v1.2, one genomic interval encodes:
- the LOC130719048 gene encoding uncharacterized protein LOC130719048, producing MEPERSKPNHNISMLGLKLRNQRVMRCANVTTLTTNNSQQSLSAFNQQQQADDRSQDFQKLMTDLKVSTSKLKVYSFEKARPTVPWNLRIERAPYNLRHHAKLVNSPIEIVEPRNKKREEEISERLKFFVSHSKGDVDQDFLAMVGSKPPKKPKLWPKSMHWLLDVSNNTMTTPTTDPSQQQSLFACNEQQQQAYERPQGYQELMTDLKK from the exons ATGGAGCCTGAAAGATCAAAGCCAAACCACAACATCTCCATGCTAGGGTTGAAATTGAGAAACCAGAGAGTCATGAGATGCGCCAATGTGACTACCCTCACCACCAATAATTCCCAACAATCTTTGTCTGCAttcaatcaacaacaacaagctGATGATCGATCTCAAGATTTCCAGAAGCTCATGACTGATCTCAAGGTTTCCACTAGCAAGCTCAAAGTTTATAGCTTTGAAAAAGCGAGACCCACCGTACCTTGGAATTTGAGGATCGAAAGAGCTCCCTACAACCTCAGACACCATGCCAAGCTCGTCAACTCCCCGATTGAAATTGTGGAGCCTAGAAACAAGAAAAGGGAGGAGGAGATCAGTGAGAGGCTCAAGTTTTTTGTTTCACACTCGAAGGGAGATGTAGATCAAGATTTCTTGGCTATGGTTGGGTCCAAACCTCCCAAGAAGCCCAAGCTATGGCCTAAAAGTATGCATTGGCTATTGGATGTAAGTAATAATACAATGACCACCCCAACCACCGATCCTTCCCAACAACAATCTTTGTTTGCCTGCAacgaacaacaacaacaagctTATGAGCGACCTCAAGGTTACCAGGAGCTCATGACCGATCTCAAG AAATAA
- the LOC130717262 gene encoding uncharacterized protein LOC130717262 has translation MDSSSSSRSGRSNERVLRSLSTTASSKFCYYSATTSNAPFRSTSNSSSGKFSSSPSSSTYFNQHRSTSPTRVNLGKGASTALSSSVRFAIDNRSGSPNRTASSHVITSNNNRHQHNHGHHTIQKRTCMCSPTNHPGSFRCSLHKNSGNGNNNSNQSTDSYLPNRLNMRRSAMKNSLVRIGGVEGDWVKRALTALIRPSSHQQRRRAAFSPRPSRLSVMSCAAEEDL, from the coding sequence atggattcttcttcttcttcaagaaGTGGTAGATCCAATGAACGTGTTCTTCGTTCTCTCTCAACAACAGCTTCTAGTAAGTTCTGTTATTACTCCGCAACAACATCAAACGCACCGTTTCGATCGACTTCGAATTCGAGTTCTGGTAAATTTTCATCATCACCGTCGTCGTCGACCTACTTCAACCAACACCGGTCGACTTCACCGACACGTGTCAATCTAGGTAAAGGCGCCTCAACCGCTCTCTCTTCCAGCGTCCGGTTCGCGATCGACAACCGGTCTGGTTCACCCAACCGGACCGCTTCCAGCCACGTCATCACCAGCAACAACAACCGCCATCAACATAACCACGGCCACCACACGATCCAGAAGAGAACGTGTATGTGCTCGCCGACGAATCATCCCGGTTCGTTCCGGTGCAGTCTCCACAAGAACTCCGGCAACGGAAACAACAACAGCAATCAGAGCACCGATTCGTATCTGCCGAATCGGCTTAACATGCGGCGGTCGGCGATGAAGAATTCGCTGGTGAGGATCGGTGGAGTGGAAGGGGACTGGGTGAAACGAGCGCTGACTGCTTTGATTCGGCCGTCGTCGCACCAGCAGAGGAGGAGAGCGGCGTTTTCTCCGAGACCGAGTCGGCTCTCTGTCATGTCATGTGCCGCGGAGGAAGATCTCTGA
- the LOC130717261 gene encoding calcium uptake protein, mitochondrial-like: MPSFSTLSRRSSHFTQHFPLQRFSIRHSSTSSSSSSSAAPTTTAFGRKLVSVIIAGTSLGLLLYSEFDSASVKPSLSSFVDWSALTSDGQNRRRSSSAAFFRKFSLPESTGTLLFGDAYRRKIFFNYEKRIRLRSPPEKVFEYFASCRTSDGELLMIPADLMRAVIPVFPPSESHHVRDGNLRGERSPGHLRCPRSEFFMLFDVNGDELISFKEYIFFVTLLSIPESSFSVAFKMFDVDNNGEISKEEFKKVMALMRSHHRQGVEHRDGLRTGLKVNDSVENGGLLEYFFGKDGKGCLQHDKFVQFLRDLHDEILRLEFAHYDYKARKTISAKDFALSMVASADMSHIGKLLERVDELGNDPLFKDVRITFEDFKSFAELRKKLFPLSLALFSFGKLNGLLTRDDFQRAASHVCGISLSDDVVEIVFHLFDTNWDGNLSSDEFVRVLHKRERDIVQPVETGIPGFLSCCWNCTDNISSLRFP, translated from the exons ATGCCTTCCTTTTCCACTCTTAGTAGAAGATCCTCACACTTCACCCAACATTTTCCACTCCAACGCTTCTCGATCCGCCACTCTtcaacctcctcctcctcttcttcttccgccGCTCCGACCACCACCGCGTTCGGTCGGAAGCTGGTTTCGGTAATTATAGCAGGCACGAGTCTAGGGCTTCTTCTGTACTCCGAGTTTGACTCTGCTTCCGTCAAACCCTCACTGTCTTCTTTCGTTGACTGGTCAGCACTGACTTCTGATGGCCAAAACCGACGTCGTTCTTCTTCCGCCGCGTTCTTCAGAAAATTCTCCCTTCCCGAAAGCACCGGTACCTTGCTCTTCGGAG ATGCGTATaggagaaaaatatttttcaactaTGAGAAGCGAATACGGTTGCGAAGTCCTCCAGAAAAG GTTTTTGAATACTTTGCATCGTGTCGTACTTCAGATGGAGAACTACTCATGATACCAGCAGACCTAATGCGGGCAGTGATTCCTGTTTTCCCTCCATCTGAATCCCACCATGTTAGAGATGGAAACTTGAGAGGAGAAAGAAGTCCCGGTCATCTACGCTGTCCACGTTCAGAATTTTTTATGCTTTTTGATGTAAACGGTGATGAGCTTATATCTTTCAAAGA GTATATCTTTTTTGTGACATTACTCAGTATCCCTGAATCAAGCTTTTCTGTGGCATTTAAAATGTTTGATGTGGACAATAATGG GGAGATAAGTAAGGAAGAATTCAAGAAAGTGATGGCATTGATGCGATCTCATCATCGGCAAGGTGTTGAACATAGGGATGGACTGAGAACTGGCCTGAAGGTGAATGATTCTGTGGAAAATGGAGGACTGTTGGAATATTTTTTCGGTAAAGATGGAAAGGGATGCCTCCAGCATGACAAGTTTGTTCAATTTTTGAGAGACTTGCATGATGAA ATTCTGAGGTTGGAGTTTGCTCATTATGACTACAAAGCTCGCAAAACCATATCAGCCAAGGACTTTGCACTTTCCATGGTTGCTTCTGCGGACATGAGTCATATAGGCAAGTTGCTTGAACGGGTTGATGAGTTGGGCAATGATCCACTCTTTAAGGATGTACGCATCACATTTGAGGACTTCAAAAGCTTTGCAGAGCTACGAAAGAAGTTATTTCCACTGTCATTGGCCCTTTTCAGTTTTGGAAAATTAAATGGCCTGTTAACGAGAGATGATTTTCAAAGAGCAGCATCACAT GTTTGTGGCATATCTCTCTCAGACGATGTGGTTGAGATTGTTttccatttgtttgacacaaacTGGGATGGGAACCTAAGTTCTGATGAGTTTGTGAGAGTGCTACACAAGCGAGAAAGGGACATTGTACAACCTGTGGAGACAGGAATCCCAGGTTTCTTGTCCTGCTGCTGGAACTGCACGGATAACATCTCATCTTTGCGGTTTCCCTGA
- the LOC130716899 gene encoding protein PHOX1, with the protein MGKPAGKKKDHEITATAKGNNNNNNTSKKGWERAATAVASSKAAALDDDTAMFINMSQELREEGNRLFHKKDHEGAMLKYEKALKLLPKSHIDVAHLHTAMAMCYMQLGLGEYPRAINECNLALQVSPRYSKALLKRARCYEALNRLDLAMRDVRVVLNSEPNNLTALEILDSLRVTMDEKGITLDETEIALAALQQQPEPPGARLRKVVKEKLQKKKKSSPRGQEDEKTKVVVENVKVHKDKDHNKDKNVKVEDKDDKEFVKKDKGVTRTVKLIYGEDIRWAQLPVNCSMKLVRDVIKDRFPRLKGVLVKYRDREGDLVTITTTAELRLAESCHVLGSIRLYVTQVDPDQEPCYDETTTSSNNGDVEMEKGGVKGSRSVAEKKTTVEDWLVQFARLFKNHVGFDSESYLDIHEVGMKLYSKAIEEAVTTDDAQELFEIAASKFQEMAALAMFNWGNVHLSRARRRVSFPEDGSREASFEHVKAAYEWAQKEYKEAELKYEEAMRIKPDFYEGLLALGYQQFEQAKLCWCYLIASKKDLEAGPFEEVLQLYNKAEDSMEKGMLMWEEIEEQRLNGLSKSDKYNATLEKMGLQGLFKDVSSDEAEEEASRMRLQIYLLWGTLLYERSVVEYKLGLPTWEECLEVAVEKFELAGASSTDIGVMIKNHCSNETAMEGFKIDEIVQAWNEMYDGWQFDVPSFRLEPLFRRRVPKLHYILEQF; encoded by the exons ATGGGGAAACCGGCAGGAAAAAAGAAGGATCATGAAATCACCGCCACCGCGAagggcaacaacaacaacaacaacactagCAAGAAAGGTTGGGAACGCGCTGCCACCGCCGTGGCGTCGTCAAAAGCCGCGGCTCTCGACGACGACACGGCGATGTTCATAAACATGTCGCAGGAGCTGCGGGAAGAAGGGAACCGTCTCTTCCACAAGAAGGATCACGAAGGCGCGATGCTCAAATACGAGAAGGCATTGAAGCTTCTCCCCAAGAGCCACATCGATGTGGCTCACCTCCACACCGCCATGGCCATGTGCTACATGCAGCTAGGGCTCGGGGAGTATCCTCGTGCTATTAACGAGTGCAATCTTGCGCTTCAGGTCTCGCCTCGTTACAGCAAGGCCCTCCTGAAGAGAGCACGTTGTTACGAGGCGCTGAACCGATTGGATTTGGCTATGAGGGATGTGCGCGTTGTGCTCAACTCCGAGCCGAATAATCTCACCGCGTTAGAGATTCTCGATAGCTTGAGGGTTACCATGGATGAGAAGGGGATCACCTTGGATGAGACTGAGATTGCCCTGGCTGCTTTGCAGCAGCAGCCGGAGCCTCCCGGGGCGCGGTTGAGGAAAGTGGTGAAGGAAAAgttgcagaagaagaagaaatcatCACCTAGAGGGCAAGAAGATGAGAAAACAAAGGTGGTTGTTGAGAATGTTAAGGTTCATAAGGATAAGGATCACAACAAGGATAAGAATGTAAAGGTTGAGGATAAGGATGATAAGGAGTTTGTTAAGAAAGATAAAGGGGTTACCAGGACTGTGAAGTTGATATATGGAGAGGATATAAGATGGGCGCAGTTGCCTGTGAATTGTAGCATGAAGCTGGTGAGGGATGTGATAAAGGATCGGTTTCCGCGGTTGAAGGGTGTTCTTGTGAAGTATAGGGATAGGGAAGGTGATTTGGTTACTATTACTACTACTGCCGAGTTGAGGTTAGCAGAGAGCTGTCATGTGCTTGGGTCAATTAGGCTTTATGTTACGCAGGTGGATCCGGATCAGGAACCGTGTTATGATGAGACAACAACAAGTAGTAATAATGGTGACGTGGAAATGGAGAAGGGGGGTGTGAAAGGAAGCAGGAGTGTGGCTGAGAAGAAGACTACTGTGGAGGATTGGCTTGTCCAGTTTGCTAGGCTGTTTAAGAATCATGTTGGGTTTGATTCTGAATCGTATCTGGATATTCATGAGGTTGGAATGAAGCTGTATTCGAAAGCAATAGAGGAGGCGGTGACGACCGATGATGCTCAGGAGCTGTTTGAAATTGCTGCAAGTAAATTTCAAGAGATGGCTGCTCTGGCCATGTTTAATTGGGGGAATGTTCACCTGTCCAGGGCAAGGAGGCGGGTTTCCTTTCCGGAAGATGGGTCAAGAGAGGCTTCTTTTGAGCATGTTAAAGCTGCGTATGAGTGGGCTCAGAAGGAGTACAAGGAAGCAGAATTGAAGTATGAAGAAGCTATGAGAATCAAACCAGACTTTTATGAAGGACTTCTTGCTCTTGGGTATCAGCAGTTTGAGCAAGCAAAGCTCTGCTGGTGTTATTTAATAGCAAGCAAGAAGGATTTGGAAGCTGGCCCTTTCGAGGAGGTTCTGCAGCTATATAACAAGGCAGAGGACAGCATGGAGAAAGGCATGTTGATGTGGGAGGAGATCGAGGAGCAGCGGTTGAATGGACTATCCAAATCAGATAAATATAATGCAACGTTAGAAAAAATGGGTTTGCAGGGTCTTTTCAAGGATGTttcttctgatgaagctgaggaAGAGGCTTCAAGGATGAGGTTGCAGATATATCTTTTATGGGGCACCTTATTGTACGAACGATCTGTTGTGGAATATAAACTAGGACTACCAACATGGGAGGAGTGTTTGGAGGTTGCAGTTGAAAAGTTTGAACTAGCTGGAGCTTCTTCAACTGACATTGGTGTCATGATAAAGAACCATTGTTCTAATGAAACAGCAATGGAAG GGTTCAAAATCGATGAGATAGTGCAAGCATGGAATGAGATGTATGATGGGTGGCAGTTTGATGTTCCATCATTTAGACTTGAACCTTTGTTTCGCCGGCGTGTTCCAAAACTCCATTACATCCTGGAGCAGTTTTAA